DNA sequence from the Lagenorhynchus albirostris chromosome 13, mLagAlb1.1, whole genome shotgun sequence genome:
GATTTTGCAAGTGGAATCTGATGGAAAGTCTTTGGCATGGATTTTCTGGCCTTAAACGGCCTTTTAAAGTTCAATCAGAGATTCCTCATGAAACATTCCAACAAAGCTAATATTAAAAGAACCTATATGATCAATTACACATATAAATAACCAGGCCAAGTTTATTGACACCAgacttattttgtaaataaactaGTCTTAATTTGGCTGTGTTTGATAGAAATTAGGGTaattttagggagaaaaaaattacatttcagtGGGTATTGAATTTTAATGTTGTTAACTGTCTTTGAGGTTTTGAATTTACTGCCTAAGACTCACTTCCTAGATGGCTCCCTGTTACTATGTTGCATTACTGTATGGTTTACTAATTACTAAACCATTACTAAACCATTACTAATGGTTTAATTGAATTACTAAAAGGACATTCTAAATTTGTTTCTGAAGCTTATCCTAGTAACCTATTTTTGGATGAAGATAAAATGCTCCACGAACTGCAACCAACAGATTATGTCTACTGGAAGGCATCATTTAAAAGACTCTCTCGAGGTTAAGAGGATTAAATTGCAGATATCCTTAACATTGCCGGCTCTGCCTTTCTCTGAGAGTTCCTTGGAATGGCACAACCAAATTGTGAGAAGAATTTCTTTGAAGAGGTCTTAGGTGAAGAAAATATGGTTCTTACATTGATTCCAGTCAATGAGGAAATTGTTGAAGACCATCTAATGGAACCAAGTGTTTCTTCAACTTCAGAAGTCAAAGTGGAGTCACTGAGTTCAGATGACCAAGTTCATCCTCCTCAAACAGATGAACAGTTCAAAGCTTGCCCAAAATCTAGTTGTAGTAAACCTATTTATCTCTTGCCAACCATATTGCCTCCAATTAACAACGTGAGTCGGGATACTTTGCGGAAATGGTGCCAACAACTTAATTTGAGTACCGATGGTCAGAAGATAGAGGTTTATCTGAGACTCCAGAAACATGCTTATCCTGAAAAAGATCAGTATATTCCTGAATCATCACGGGAGGCCAGATTGCAGTCATGTCCAGGAAAACACAAGACGGTGACCAAGACAGCAAGTGTTCAGAAAAGGAAGATGAGTGAGAATGAGGAAAGGACTAACATGGTTGAAGTGATAACTTCAGCTCAGGCAGCCATGTTGGCAGCATGGTCAAGAGTTGCTGCAAGAGCTGTTCAACCTAAGGCTGTAAATTCACGTCCCCTGCCTACCTCTGTTGAGTCCTTTCTGCCGCAACTTTCCGGTGTCCGGTGGTGTGTGGTCCATGGCAGACCACTCTTGGCAGACACAGAAGGATGGGTTCGCCTGCAGTTCCATGCAGGTCAGACCTGGGTGCCTAACACTCCCAGGAGGATGATCTCTCTCTTCATGTTACCTGCCTGCACTTTCCCATCCCCAGACCTAGAAGATAATATGTTATGTCCCGAATGTGCTAAGAGgaataagaaaattatgaaaagattAATTGcaatggggaagaggaagaaacctGGTTTGGACATACCAACATCATTGCTTTTAGATGGGCCATGtcttaatacaaaataaatggtTAGCGGAAGGGAAGGAGTGGGGTGTGGATGAAATGTGTGAAGGGGGGTAATTGTATGGTAatgatggtaactagacttatatCAGCTTTGTAGTGTACACAAATAtcgaattactatgttgtacacctgtaacataacgttatataccaattttacctcaatataaaaaaatgtttgttagaatacaccagtgaagccatctagtcctggacttttgtttgttgggaagtCTTTGATTATGATTCAAACTCCTTACtagtaatcatgaaaaaaaaaagagagataaatgaTGGAGAGCCCACAGTTAAAGTGACTTGCATCCCAATGATTGCTATGCTCTGTCCTCGCCATCCTCAATGTTGCCTGATGCCTTAAGTACAGATGGGAATGTCTGGATTCTGTACTGAGGTTTACCAAAAAATGACTGTTACTGCTGCTTCAGGTACTAGCTATATAGAATgtaatttggttttattttagttaatagatttttggttttttagcaGTTTTAAGCtttcagaaaaattgagcagaaagtacagaattCTCAAAtaccacccctcctccccaccccatttcCTCTACTATCAACATCCTGCCCCTGAGAGGCACAGTTGTTGAACCTACATTGACCCATCATTGTCacccaaagcccatagtttatattagggttcattctttgtgttgtacaCTCTATGGGTTTTGACCAATGTATAATGACATACTCATCATTTTAGTgtcatacaaaatagtttcactgtgctataaaaatgttctgtgctccacctatttaaTACTTTTTCCCCCCAGCTCCAGACCACTGATCTTCCTGTCGGCATAGCTTTGCCTCTTTACAGAATGTCATAcatttggaatcatacagtagccttttcagattgacttctttcacaacaggaaatgtatttaaaattctttcatgttttttcatggctggattgcccactttttaatgctgaatactCCATTGTTTGGGTGTAccataatttatccattcacatat
Encoded proteins:
- the LOC132531952 gene encoding developmental pluripotency-associated protein 2-like, with protein sequence MAQPNCEKNFFEEVLGEENMVLTLIPVNEEIVEDHLMEPSVSSTSEVKVESLSSDDQVHPPQTDEQFKACPKSSCSKPIYLLPTILPPINNVSRDTLRKWCQQLNLSTDGQKIEVYLRLQKHAYPEKDQYIPESSREARLQSCPGKHKTVTKTASVQKRKMSENEERTNMVEVITSAQAAMLAAWSRVAARAVQPKAVNSRPLPTSVESFLPQLSGVRWCVVHGRPLLADTEGWVRLQFHAGQTWVPNTPRRMISLFMLPACTFPSPDLEDNMLCPECAKRNKKIMKRLIAMGKRKKPGLDIPTSLLLDGPCLNTK